DNA sequence from the Coffea eugenioides isolate CCC68of chromosome 9, Ceug_1.0, whole genome shotgun sequence genome:
gatgaggGTACTGCAACTTGTAGTAGATTTGAGAAGCTGAAGAAATCAGAAGATCAGCAAGATTTGTTGAGTGGCTTGCCTGATGAGATTTTGCTGCATATACTTTCCTTTCTACCGTTAGAGGATGCTGTAAAGACGGTCCTGATTCGAAGATTTGGAAACCTGTGGCGCAGTATTCgaattcttgattttgatcagtgcctgaaccattcCTGCTACAACGGTCCTTATTGCAATCAAAAGCTCATGAACTTGATCCATCAAGTAGTGAAATTCAATGAGAGCAGAACCCTGGAGAAACTGCGTCTAAAGTTCGCTTTCCACAAGGGTTATGACAGTATTCTTGAAGATCAATGGCTGAAAAGTACTTCTAATGAAATCGATTCGCTAGTTCGTTTTGCAGCAAGCAAGAAAGTGAAAGTTCTTGATCTTGATTTACTGGGGTGTGGTTTCATTGAGCTCGTTGAAGATTACTCTGTCCCTGATGTTGTTTTCAGAAGTGATCACTTGATTGAACTAAGGTTGGCCGCTTGCAATATCGAATTGCAGGGAGAGATTAGTTTGAAATCGGTCAAGATCTTGTCCTTGAAGGATATTGAGTTGAATGATAACATGATGGAGAAGATCTTACTTGGCTGTCCATCACTTGAAGATTTAACTCTGATAGGTTGCTATGGTTTGACAAATTTGAATTGCAGCAACAATCCGAATCTAAAGAAGCTGAATCTTGTTCTGCACTTGGGGAAGACCTTGACAATCTCTTGGAATACTGCATTATCAGTGGAGAATTCTAAATGCTTAGAGGGTGGTGCCAAGCAATTGAATCTACCATCAGCTATTGATGCCTCACTCTTCATTGGCTCAAGATTCAGGTGGGAGAGAAAGAAGCATAATGAGGTTAAAAGGCAACTCCAGAAGTCCAGTTTTTGCAGTACTTGCACACCATCTTCCTCCCCTTGCATTTTGGTAAGCTTTTGATCTGTCTCCTCTTCTTGCCTTGACCATTCATTCCTTTAGGTTAACTTCAATTTGCCTTCTTTAAAATGTGGACTTCAATCACTTAATTACACAGAGCAATTATGCAGAGCCAATTTGGCCTATTAAGTATTTGGATTAATTAGATCTTAAATGCTCCTTCAATTAATACGTGTTGTCAGCTGGATAGATCTTAAATTCATCTTAGCTTTGATTTTCAAGGTTCCAGAATCCTTCAGGTTCAGCTGCTTGAATCCAAATCCTTTGAAGATTTTTGTCTATGTTCTGAATGCGTTGAATAATCTACTACTTACCTCAACTTTTGAAAATAGCACAACccttggaattttttttttatttttttttttgttgtagaCAAAATTCAAATCTTCTAGACACTCATAATAAATAATTATCTTGGCTTGGATATAATATCAAGAATCTAGACTTTTTGACATCTTAGattcttgtttgttatgttaCTCAAATTTATTGTGATATTCTATgtttgaggttttttttttttttttttttaggtttataACATATATATCCCCTTGGGTACTTTATGATAGGCATGAAGGAAAATGACTTGACGAGGAAAGCGAGTGGAAGCAATGTGCAAGTTACTTTTCAGCACCTCAAGAGTATATTCCTACCCCAGTGTTATGTCACATcaaatggtgaattttctgcAGCTGTTTTTGGATCAAATGGAGTTTTTTTGCCTTCGAGGAGACCTCGCAAGCAACTTATCAAAATTATAGTGAAATAATTGATATCAAATGCAGATCTGCAAGAATTCTCCTGGAAGTTAATATATTTCCTAGATGAGCTTAGCCCATGTAGTTATTCTAATTTATTCGGATATACCAAAATCAATCTGCAGTCTTCATCAGCATATTTATTAGTCATGAGTAAGAGAACATAATcgtattattatatatatataattaaagtaaatcttatatatattaacAATATATACACCATCAAAAATCATTAAAACCATTGGAAGGGAAGGGACAACAGGAGATGctaattggatttttttttcttttggggtaTTAACAAATTGGATTTTTAATTTTGGGGGTATTAACGATTTTACTTATACTATGTGTTGTTACTAATTAATTTGAATCCTATGCCCAAACTACTGTTTAAATTATTCAGAGAGCCTAAATTCAATATTTGTCGAGTGCTCAGAAATGGTAAATGTGTTGTTAACTCTGGAATATAATTGTCCATCATAGTACTTGGACTTGGCATCTTTCAAGCTCTACCTGCAGCGTCAGTGAACGAAACCACAACATAGAACAACTGAATTGTACACAATAACCACACCATAAAGCAAAACCCAACTGAAACCGACACTATCACAGCATAATGCAGCTGATAATACATCACAACAGTAAAAACTGCATAATTCAGCTCAAACCACTTCCCAAATCTCCTAAAAAATCATTAAAGATTTCAACTTGACAGACTAAATAACTAAACcagggaaaagaaaatcaacTTACAGATTCAACAGCATAGCAGGGCACCATCAATATGACTCCGATCAAAAACTTTTGCTCCTATTAACAAAATCAATTCCaccaaacaaataaaactaaattcaGCAAAACCCCTCTCTCCAACTAACAAAAATAAccataaacaaaatttattaaagggaaaaaaatgaagaaaatgacCTCCGGATGTTTGTAAGCGGAGAGGTGTTCGAACAGTAGGTAAATGGAGAGAATAAGTGTGACGATGACAAAAACGCCGCCTATAGCAGCGGCCCATGTGGGCGGGGAATATGAGGATTTCAGCCAATTGAAGCAGAAAGATTGTATTATATTCTGCATCCAGCTGCTTTGAATTACTATCTACGATTTTCTTAGGTTTCTCGTTTTCTTCCTTATCTGTTTCCTCAATTTTCTGGCGATTGAAGTTTATCTTACGGGAATTTCATTGGGATTTTTGTGTGGGATTTGAAATTGACCATGGAAAgaatgatgaagatgaagatgaagatggtgACGATGATGTCAGATTGATTTTGGACAAAAGAGTTGAATTTGTATGAAGGGGGAAAGAaggataaaggaaagaaatgagGAGACggctaaaaataacaaaaaggtTAATTCAAAAATGCACCCTCAGAAAGTGAATTAATCTTATTTTGCCCACTTATTGTTCAATTGGACCAGTCTGCCCCCCCTggacttttcaatttttttttttctggagaAAAAACCTCTAGTGTATAACCTATCTATGTTAGACTATTGGGGAGGGGGAGCCTAAAGAGATTTTATGTTAGGAGCTAGTAGGTACACAATCCCAAGGGAGTGTTTTGGCacaattcttgaattttttttattgcaggTGGGATTTGAACCCCCACCTACAGCCCAAACAGGGTCTTAAGACCCACCTTGGTGCCCAAGGAGCTGGTTGTCAATAACAATACAATCAACTTGGCAAAACTTAAATTGAATCCAACATTGTTATTTTAGCTGCATATAATGCACCGAAATGAACGTGGATGCAATTTTTGAGTGATCTCATGcatacaaaaattaaaaagacaATTATACTCTCCAAAAATTATACGCAAGtagataaaaattttgatatggAGAAAAAGATACTTTTCGATGTAAAATATTAGGGTAAATCAGAAGCccttttaattttcttattttagattttttaaaacattgacatttattttttttctcgaAGCATTTAACTTGCATCCTGTTCGttttaaaaaagttaaaatatatacatatatatatacacacacatatatacacatatgtatatatatagacacacataTGTATACTGCCTtcttaacccaaaaaaaaaaaatagactgGTCACACTGCCTCAAATTGCCATTCATAATCATTTGTGTCCCCTTATAACTGTCTTAGAGTATGCATGACCATGGTTCCATTTGAAACCGGAAACCGGACCGGAACTAGACCGTTTGGAACCTGACCAGAACAGAAACCAAAACCGTGGAACCAGAACCATGGTAGAACCTTGGATAAAGGTTCCACTTCTGGTTCTCTAAAAAATAGAATCAGAACCAGAACTGTCGGTTCCAGAACcgttaaaaaataattaaaaataattaatataaatagtgagataattagaaaaaaaattagttgtGTTTAATAGGTTTTAAGAAAGTTTAAATTTTATGGGCTTTCTTTTTTATGGGTTTTGatatttcatctcaatttcaatgaAAAAATCATgtattttcttttccatttaaaATGATTACCATTTGATAGTGtaatgtattttttaatttgacaatgtaatgtacttttcataaaatttgtattATCTATTTATTACATTGTACTTTgtagaataataataaaattaaactatgatctttattttgtatttatttttttacattctatttgaaatttttatattgATATTAAAATTGGTAAGGATaaggaattaaataaaattatatacaactatacgaaaccagaaccagaaccagGACCATAAAAAACCGAAATCAGAACTATAAGGAACCAGAATCAGAACCAGAACCATCTTAGATGGTGCGGTTCTGGTTCTACCTCTTTGAAGAATCAGAACCGACGGTTTTGGAACCGTGGCCATGCCTATCTTAGAGTATACTAGGAGGTATAAACCGCGCCCTGCGCGGTGGCGATAAAAATGTGTATGCccaatttagtataaataactATGAAATACAATATTAAAGATACACCTATATATACGAGAACATTACTATTATATGAAAGATAAAGAAACTGGAGTAAAAAAATGTAACATAAGACCAAAAGAATCAAGAGATTACTGCTTGCGCACTTAGCTAACAATCTGCCAGTAATTAAAGttcacaaaagaaaagaaccaaTGTCTTGAAGGACAGGTTTAAttaaaattcccaaaaaaaaaactcatgaATTGAAATGGTTGCCTCTCCGGCAAGCAACTTTGAATCTCATCCAACAACCCTTTAACATAAGCAATTAAAATGTAAGAATCCATTGATATCCCGAAAtcttttccttgtttttcaGGAATATCTCTTATGGAAATGACTTCAGTTCCAGTAGACACATCACGAGGTCCAATCTCAATACTTAGAGGTACTCCCTGCAGAAAAGCTAGGTTAATTTCAAAGCACAATCGTATTACATTCAACTGTAAAATAGTATTTCTTGAGATCCACACACATAACTTCCAAATATGGAATTATTAATAGCAACAGCAGACGTTTCAACATTGAAACTTCATTCCCTCCCAGAAAACAAAGCCAACGATCACTGAAGTAGCTCTAGTTGAGCTGGCCTTCAATAGATATCACTTGACTTGTTAATTATTCAAGCCAGTCTTCAAAAAGTTTTGGTTGAGCAAATCGCAATTGGAACCTAACCAGtcaagttgatttttttttcaaactaatTTTAAACAATAACTCTAGATGCTCAAGTGAAGTGAAGTAAGGTGACAAGTCTTCAAAGTAACCAAGCTTGGTGAGATATATTATAATTAACCTTCAAGAATCTTAAAGCTCCAAGGAAGTTAGTTTAGATGTAGTCCCGCGCTCGTTAACATTCTAAGAAAAACAATCATTTGAAATGCTTGTGGCCATGCATTTGGAATTTTCCTCTCCCTAAATTTCTCTTATTCTCACTCATGCTTTGGCGGGAGAAGTCCAATGGCAAGATAGATATTGGGCAAGATACAGAACATCTATAGAAGCAGGCAAACCTTCCATCTCCTAAAAGTTATATTTCCATCCAGGTGTTCTCTGATCAGAGTCATCAACCTTGACGTTTATTCCAGCTGCTTGCAGAGTTTCTTTCACTGACGATGTCGCATTAAGAACTCCAGTTCTATCACCTGCTTTTTTCCATATTGGGACAATCACAAAGcgaaaagcagtcaataatagGAGCTATTCCATCTCAAGAAAGACAATTTTTAATGCACATagccagaaaaataaaagggcTACAAAAGCAAAGAGCTGTTACTTCACTACACTGATGAGTCCAATTTCTGGaccaaaatcaaaacaaaagttGCAGAACTAATGTGAAATGCTAGAAATACAAAACCTGCACGAGTTTAGGAAACCAAataatgatttaaaaaaaaatcagcttTGCAAAAATTAATCAGCCCATTGAGTTCAAAATACAACATCCATCCCCAGCCCCATTCACTCTATCTTTTGAGCAGACCCATTAGCAAATATAGTCAGTAAAACAACCAAAAACGTGCAATAGGCTCAGAAACAATTAATCAGTCTCTGTCAGAAGAAGATTCTCCTCTCCATGCATGGGGGCTCATAAAACTCTTTTGCATGAGTTTTATGAGTTCAGAACAAAACACAAaagagttttatttttttgggcgAGGGgcagcctttttttttgggagaacAAGACAAATATTAAAGGGCGGGGgacaagaaggaagaaaaaaaaattgcagtaATTATGGTAGTTTAAAGTAAGGCTTAGGTTTGTTAGTAAAAGTCAGGCAGAGATGAGAGTACCGCTATGGCTGCAGACCCAATTGCATTTGAAGGGAAGAATGAACCTCAAATGCAATCAGGGTTGCCTCGCCAAGATACGGCAATCAATTTAAAGCCTGAAATACATCTAATGAAACCAAAATCATATTATCATAGCCTAACTGAGAACAAAATAAATTAGCCTGTTTACAACTTTCATCTGCCGTAATACTCCAGCCATGGAGCTACAcccttttccaaaaaaatcaccATCCATCTTTGTAAAAACCtaacaagaaacaaaaggaaacatgAAGAAATATTCAAATccaaggaaaaatgaagagaaaattgCTCATGAATAGACACATTTATTCACAAACATGTATAAAGTACTTCTAAAAGCATTTTATAAGTCCTACAATCATCGATCTAACTAAAACAGAGCTCAAGGAATTAAAAAGATAAGAATacatacataaaaaaaattagcaaactTACTCAGTGAAGGAGAACGTAGCAAAACAAAAGCACCAAAAATTtcctaaaaagaaaaacacacgTATTAAAAACAAGCAAATTAAACAATAAGCATAATATCAATCTAAATATTccacaagagaagaaaaatcaCGCGATTCAAAAACTGTAAAAATTGCTCACTGTAAGAATTAACAACAATATGGAGAATAGCATAGATAAAACAGAAATAGATGATTTTAGTTATATCAAGtctaataaaaagaaagaaaaaaaatgtcgACGGTAGAAAGTGctggaaaaataagaaaattttgaacagATCTACAATGTATCTGGAAAGAAAAGATGATTGCTTGAAACCAGCACCAACAGAACTCGATAATGTTATTTTCTTGACAGTCATAGTCCATCTAGACAGAAAgcatatgaaaaaagaaaatttttgctcCATGGCCagctaaaaaaataaaaaaggaagaCAGGCTCAGAACCGTGGGAGAAGTCAATGCTACAAGCGTGATTAAGAGCTTTAGAGGCCGAATGCGTAAtacgaaaaaaataaaagggaaatgCTTTGGAACGAACAAAAGAGGAGCAACGCAAAAAAAAGGCATGCAAAACATAATATCCAGAGATAGgcaaaaaaacaaattaaatgcatgAGTCAAAACTTATCTAAAGAAGCAGATCCCTAGGTGTAAGGATTGGACTAAGTGGCAACATAACAAGAACAGAGAATAAGAACAAAGCAcaaaagagttttttttttttttgggacagCCTTTTTTTTGGGAGAACAAGACAAATATCAAAGGGTGGGGgacaagaaggaagaagaaaaaaaaaaccgaaaCAGGCTAGAGACCAAAAAACACCACATGACAAAACGCACAACTACGCATGATGTACATGTTTTCGAGTTTGAAAGGGATAACAACTGGAGCTTCCAGGAACGCAGACCAAAATCAAACCCATGTAGACTAGACACCGGAACAACCAAACAAAAAGCAGCGCAACGTGGAGagcaacaataaaaaaaaaaaaacaacgaaAAAAAGGGCAAGATCGCACCACACCAGATAGGAAAAAACAGAACGGCTGCGGAAGGGGAGGGAAAAAGGGCTGAGGGAAGTAGCAAAGGACGGAAATATCAACGGTAGGCTAAAACATATAGAGAAAAGTCACGACGAAGCACGTTCGTCAGCGGAAAGGAAGGTCAAAACGTACCATGAACAAGAAGGAGGCGAACCAAATGAACGGCAAGATCGTACCTCTCCAGAGAGCAAAATAGGAGCCACTTGAAAagggaaacaaaggaaaagaacaaaaaaaaaaacttagagGGGAAACTAACAGTGAAGACCGCACCTCATCGTAAAGGAAGAACAAGGAAACTTATaacggaggaggaggaggagaactGAACTGACGGCAGCTGATCTGGAACACTGAAACCCAGAGAATGCGAGGGACAGAGGTTCGATGGTCGTGGCGCGGCTCGAGAAGGGGAACAAAGAACTAAGAAGAAAAACATCAGTTTCAGGCTAAAGATCACGCAGAAAACCAACAGCAAAGTCTGCAGCTCACcggaaaggaagaaaaggaagaagaagaaaactcaCAACGGATGAAGAGGAGGAGAACCAAACGTCTGGACCATTGCGCAGTAAGGATGAGAACGCGAGGGACCGAGGCTCGATGTCTCAACAGGTTCCTGTACCAGGGCTTGAACATCCGGATAAGCAAGAGAGCAACATTGCCCAaaagaaggagagagagagggcagGGGGAAGAAGGGCATGTGATACTGCCAGATAGAGAAACAAGTCTATCAACGCGGCAGACAACACAGCAGGAGGCACATGGGATACTGGTATAGGAGAAGATGATAACCCGGCGCGCAATGCGCGAACAACATAACGCTCTCAACCACATGCGCGGCACGTGAGAGGACGACAAAACTTTTGGCCGAATTGTGTTTGCACGTTATCTACTTATGTTGAAAAGGTAAACTTGATTTCTTGTTCCGTCAAATTATAATCAAACTTTGAGCATTAGCTCAATTTGGGACAGAATGAAGTTTTTTAACTCTTTGAAACATGAGCAAGAGTTTGTAATTGGTCAAGAAGGCAACTTGCTGAACAAAAAATGCACAGCTATTTACTATATCTTTCAATTTTTGGCACAAATAGCATGGGCAAAGTTTGTTTCCCATGTGGTGAGAACAACAAAAGGACAGGCCTAAATTAATTGGATCTAGTTTTTGTGTTCATTTATGGCATATATCGTTTGCAAATTTAAATCCAAAAAGTTTTCGAGTAAATCTTATGCACACtaactgacagtgtatatattatcaccATTAGATCAATGATACATGTGtaaaaattagattttaaattcaatttttatataattatcattcatccaaAATCGACGGTGTATACACTGTTAATATATGAAAGATTAATCCAAAGTTTTATGACAATGACAACGAATTATGTGTCATGATCAGCACATGAAGATTTTGGATCCTTTCTATTCTTTGTGGGATATAATGTTTATTGATATTATGTTGTTTGTCTCAACATTATTGCAATCTTTGAATTTGGGATCTTTTATATTCTTTGTGGGGATATAATGTTTATTAATGTTATGTTGTTTGTCTGAACATTATTGCAATCTTTGAATTGTATACTTTAATGTATGTCAAAAGCTCAATTATAATGGATCCCATGATTCTGGAAAAGGTATATCTCTCTTGGaatttataaaacaataaaagcaCGTTCAATTACAACCATCAGTACGAACTGGTTCCCACTTTTAGCTTCCCTTGGATCGGACTAcccattttccatttttccctcACCAGGTATACAAAATAATGTGCTACTTCTAATTTTTCCTAGTTTTATTTCTTCCTTGTTTAGATTCCCGAAACTCATAAATTTCCGCATTCTCCTTCTACTGTTTGAcaattatgaattaattaaaaaatcGACAGAGCCTATTTTAAGGTGTACTATTTAGAATATATTTACACCTTGAACATTTTTAATAGACAACCAAAGTACATTTTTCTGGGAACAACTAATAACAAACAcacacagatatatatatatatatatatatatccagttttttatttttatttttctttgcaCTAAAAATGATGGAAAAACTTTTGTTTACCATAAATTAAAGAGGCCATCTCTTCCTTATGTCCTTACAGAGGGATTCACAAGAAAAAAGGTGTGAGAAACGAAGACAAGATGGTATTAGATATTAGTGATCTAATTCCCATTGACGGCAGAATTTTATTAAATCTcttaatgaagaaaaaaaatttgaagtgaaaGTTTCTTAGATTTGAAAAGAATAAAGAGCAAAAATAGTTACTGAACTATTTAACATTTATTTTTTGTCATTAAACTTTTTTATTCAGTCAAAATAAGCATTCAACTAGTaagtaatatatttttttatcacTCAACTAATAAAAGCCTTCATTTTGTGGTCATTGAACTAATGAAACATAACTTTTCGATCATAAAATATACATTTACAATTAGTTGAATGACAGTTTTGGCTAAATAAATTATTTACAAGCCAATATAGCGAATTCTAAGTAGTTTAATCACAATTTGTGATATTTATTCTTTGAAAAAATGTCTTGGCCCACTcaatagaaaaaaaaactaagaaaagtcAACCTCCTTAATTACCAAAGGAAAAGTGGAAATCAGTTCGTAACTAAGAAGAGAGAACGATCCAATAAAAATGCATCATTAAAGAAAGCATTGACAATTCCTGTATATGCATGCTATTATTAACAATTAAAAATGTACAACTCAGTAAACACGTTTTTATTAACAATTGAACTTTCTTATGTATCATTTAACTATTGTGATTTTGCCGCTTAATTGATCTATTAGTCAGGTGGGGATACCAATGCTGGGTcaaatttgac
Encoded proteins:
- the LOC113783161 gene encoding putative F-box/LRR-repeat protein At3g28410, which codes for MYVSCNSIPSACFNFSFFQAAKMDFKNDDEDEGTATCSRFEKLKKSEDQQDLLSGLPDEILLHILSFLPLEDAVKTVLIRRFGNLWRSIRILDFDQCLNHSCYNGPYCNQKLMNLIHQVVKFNESRTLEKLRLKFAFHKGYDSILEDQWLKSTSNEIDSLVRFAASKKVKVLDLDLLGCGFIELVEDYSVPDVVFRSDHLIELRLAACNIELQGEISLKSVKILSLKDIELNDNMMEKILLGCPSLEDLTLIGCYGLTNLNCSNNPNLKKLNLVLHLGKTLTISWNTALSVENSKCLEGGAKQLNLPSAIDASLFIGSRFRWERKKHNEVKRQLQKSSFCSTCTPSSSPCILA